The Pyrenophora tritici-repentis strain M4 chromosome 8, whole genome shotgun sequence genome contains a region encoding:
- a CDS encoding ChiA, Chitinase, protein MNRHYINPLDHETTFSTPLQAMYWNGVYYPNWRIYRDQPPVSLNYDVISHVFYAFAWVKDDGTVYLSDEWADAQIEVPGTDDIPATKGCLNSFALLKKKYTRLRVVLSVGGGGKGSEPFAAVARDPACRERFAQSSLGLVQQFGIDGIDIDWEHPSDARQGQDYIALLAILRQYLPAPQYTLSSALPAGEWALQHINLAHAAHYLDMINLMAYDYSGPWVSKCGHQAQLFTPHIPHSPEAAISCHSAVSYMLRQGVPRNKIVMGVPAYGRSFTGTHGIGHPFSGQAGEEGTFEYRDLPRPGSEEHIDDQLGAAYCIGGDGGLVTYDNPHTVRMKANYVRQHGLGGLFYWTGTGDASSLRQKDRSLVYNGFLGLFPQ, encoded by the exons ATGAACCGACACTACATCAACCCACTTGATCACGAAACCACCTTTTCCACACCGCTGCAAGCCATGTATTGGAACGGTGTTTACTACCCTAACTGGCGCATCTATCGTGATCAGCCTCCTGTCTCGCTCAATTACGATGTCATTTCGCACGTGTTCTACGCATTTGCATG GGTAAAGGACGACGGCACCGTATAC CTGAGCGATGAATGGGCAGATGCTCAGATTGAAGTGCCAGGCACTGACGACATCCCTGCAACCAAGGGCTGCCTAAACTCGTTTGCGCTGCTCAAGAAGAAGTACACAAGACTACGAGTAGTGCTGTCTGTCGGTGGCGGTGGGAAAGGCAGTGAGCCTTTTGCGGCTGTTGCTCGGGATCCAGCCTGCCGTGAGCGCTTCGCTCAGTCGTCGTTGGGACTAGTGCAACAGTTCGGCATCGATGGAATCGACA TCGACTGGGAACACCCCTCGGATGCCAGACAGGGTCAGGATTACATTGCTTTATTAGCTATACTTCGACAGTACCTACCAGCACCACAGTACACGCTATCTTCGGCCCTTCCCGCGGGCGAATGGGCACTCCAGCACATCAATCTAGCGCATGCTGCGCACTACCTAGACATGATCAACCTCATGGCGTACGACTATTCGGGCCCATGGGTTAGTAAGTGTGGTCATCAGGCGCAGCTGTTCACACCACATATCCCACACAGCCCGGAAGCTGCCATTTCTTGCCACTCAGCCGTTTCCTACATGCTGCGTCAGGGCGTGCCGAGGAACAAGATAGTCATGGGCGTACCAGCCTATGGCAGAAGTTTCACAGGAACCCATGGCATAGGTCATCCGTTCTCGGGGCAAGCGGGCGAGGAGGGCACGTTTGAGTACCGGGACCTGCCACGTCCAGGCTCAGAGGAGCACATCGATGATCAGCTTGGTGCAGCGTACTGCATCGGAGGGGATGGTGGTCTGGTCACGTACGACAACCCGCACACAGTTCGGATGAAAGCGAATTATGTGCGACAACACGGACTGGGTGGGCTCTTCTACTGGACGGGAACGGGAGATGCAAGCTCCCTCAGGCAAAAGGACCGTAGCCTGGTGTACAATGGCTTCCTAGGGCTATTCCCGCAGTAA
- a CDS encoding Vps53-N multi-domain protein, with protein sequence MPAPSTSLESTEYDPIHHLNAIFSHPATLSSVSATADALRSYQDDLDEDIAGVVASQSSSDADSVQRIQAAKAELADLFKKIESVRERAMQTEQTITEMTADIKRLDSTKKNLTLSMTALKRLQMLTTAYEQLRSLSKARQYGECAQLLQAVLQLVTHFKSYRSIDQIATLSRNVADVQGELLEQVCEDFEVTFAKGETAQRKAMLAEACLVIDALGEHARTRLINWYCNTQLREYRQVFRGNDEAGSLDNIGRRYSWFNRMMKTYDVEHASIFPASWRVNEMLANSFCEGTREDFKSILQKSVRRSDGQSLDVELLLSCLQETLDFEHSLERRFANDSRSSSDSTASKEDKSHGFSEAISAAFEPYMSLWVESQDKQLATLVPKYRQQPLRNPEEEFSHQAVIPSSTELFSFYRLTLAQCAKLSTGTRLQELSMTFAKYLDQYGQQVLYYFLSEKSGAQGPSIEDAILILNTADYCYMTCNQLEEKIRGRIDEEFKEKVDLQSQADAFMGIASATVRMLVRKVEIACDPSWREMRNTPWAKLESVGDQSTYIAELLRHVKERSGEILKYLHKQQYARAFCDNLVDQMASTYIANIVQCKPISEVGAEQMLLDSYVLKKGFTELPTLNEEAGTAPPASFIKRVNQSMAKIDPLLKTLQVRPSPPEALVQAYLIHIADKSDTNFRKILELKGIRKADQLQLLDLFAAFRASPNHENLVQNSPFLTPLQIQNVGGGLARRVRLVGWGWWDT encoded by the exons ATGCCTGCACCTTCGACATCGCTCGAATCTA CTGAATACGATCCAATTCACCACCTGAATGCCATCTTCTCCCACCCCGCCACCCTTTCGTCCGTCTCTGCCACGGCCGACGCCCTTCGCAGCTACCAAGATGACCTCGACGAAGATATCGCAGGCGTCGTCGCCTCGCAGTCATCGTCAGATGCCGATAGCGTGCAGCGCATACAGGCGGCAAAGGCAGAGCTGGCCGATCTGTTCAAGAAGATTGAGAGCGTACGGGAGCGCGCAATGCAAACGGAGCAGACCATCACCGAGATGACTGCAGACATAAAGCGCTTGGATAGCACAAAGAAGAACCTGACACTGTCCATGACGGCCCTGAAGCGGCTGCAAATGTTGACGACGGCGTACGAGCAATTGCGGAGCTTGAGCAAGGCGCGGCAGTACGGCGAGTGCGCTCAGTTGCTACAGGCTGTTTTGCAGCTTGTGACACACTTCAAGAGTTATCGCTCGATAGACCAGATTGCTACTCTGAGTCGCAATGTGGCAGACGTGCAGGGCGAATTGCTGGAACAAGTCTGCGAAGACTTCGAGGTGACCTTTGCCAAGGGGGAAACCGCACAGCGCAAGGCCATGCTTGCGGAAGCGTGTCTGGTCATCGATGCGCTCGGCGAGCATGCCCGCACACGACTCATCAACTGGTACTGCAATACGCAGCTTCGCGAATACCGACAGGTCTTCCGTGGCAACGATGAA GCCGGTTCGCTTGACAACATTGGACGGAGATACAGCTGGTTCAACCGGATGATGAAGACTTATGATGTCGAGCATGCCTCTATCTTTCCCGCCTCTTGGCGTGTGAATGAGATGTTGGCCAATTCATTCTGCGAAGGGACCCGCGAGGACTTCAAGTCGATACTGCAAAAGTCTGTACGGAGAAGCGATGGTCAAAGTCTGGACGTCGAATTACTTCTTTCCTGCTTGCAGGAGACACTTGACTTTGAGCATAGTCTAGAACGGCGCTTCGCCAACGAT TCCCGCTCTTCGTCTGATTCGACAGCTTCCAAGGAGGATAAGTCACATGGCTTTAGTGAGGCCATCTCTGCGGCATTTGAACCCTACATGAGTCTTTGGGTAGAGTCGCAAGACAA GCAACTTGCAACCCTCGTCCCAAAGTACCGACAACAGCCATTGCGCAACCCAGAAGAAGAGTTTTCGCACCAAGCCGTCATACCTTCATCTACCGAACTGTTCAGCTTCTATCGCTTGACCCTAGCACAATGCGCGAAACTGTCGACAGGCACACGATTACAAGAGTTGTCCATGACTTTTGCAAAATATCTCGATCAGTACGGTCAGCAAGTTCTCTACTACTTTCTCAGTGAAAAGTCTGGAGCCCAAGGACCGTCTATCGAGGATGCAATTCTCATCTTGAACACCGCAGACTACTGCTACATGACGTGCAACCAGCTCGAAGAGAAGATCAGAGGCCGCATAGACGAAGAGTTCAAAGAAAAAGTCGATTTACAAAGCCAAGCAGATGCCTTCATGGGCATCGCCAGCGCAACCGTCCGCATGCTCGTCCGAAAAGTCGAAATCGCATGCGACCCCAGCTGGCGAGAAATGCGCAACACACCCTGGGCAAAGCTCGAAAGCGTAGGCGACCAGAGCACATACATTGCAGAGCTTCTCCGCCACGTCAAGGAAAGGTCAGGGGAAATACTAAAATACCTCCACAAGCAGCAATACGCACGAGCCTTTTGCGACAACCTCGTCGACCAAATGGCATCAACCTACATCGCCAACATCGTCCAATGCAAGCCCATCTCTGAAGTCGGCGCCGAGCAAATGCTGCTGGATTCGTATGTTTTGAAAAAAGGTTTCACGGAGCTGCCTACGCTGAACGAGGAGGCTGGAACGGCTCCGCCTGCAAG CTTCATCAAACGCGTAAACCAATCCATGGCAAAAATAGACCCCCTTCTCAAAACTCTCCAAGTCCGCCCTTCCCCCCCGGAAGCCCTCGTCCAAGCCTACCTCATCCACATTGCCGATAAATCCGATACCAATTTCCGGAAAATCCTCGAGTTGAAAGGTATACGCAAAGCAGACCAACTGCAATTGCTCGACCTCTTTGCTGCTTTTCGCGCCTCGCCTAATCATGAGAATCTGGTGCAGAACTCGCCTTTTCTCACGCCGCTGCAGATACAGAATGTGGGTGGGGGATTGGCGCGGCGAGTGCGCTTGGTGGGGTGGGGGTGGTGGGACACCTAG
- a CDS encoding Nop14 multi-domain protein, whose protein sequence is MPPSQLKRLKASLREQGITGPQQSKKQKKSQSKNADHHARKASALQSIRESFNPFEFKHLARPHKHEYVSAQAENAPKKILGRPGVTKSQGEEARRKSLLPEMHRKNKVGGILDRRIGEADPTMSVEDRMMARFEQEQSRKRSGNVFDLEDDADEVELTHGGQSLRFDDEIGEEDYDAASVAGSSDDEDGFMKKKRRIDEVDGEAPATEEQPERKKSKQEVMKEVIAKSKQYKYERQAQKEDDDEMRDALDKDLGDVLAALRGHINKKPEPDAPKESQRNDFGMNADRAALLAGTTQQDKDREYDSRVRQLLLDQRAKPTERTKTEEEKAREEAGRLKELEQKRMKRMRGESVSDDEEPQKKGKEADKEEDDMDSLPDDAAEFGLKAPGQLRPEGVEDEDDFIMDDDLVATDSEAEMSDDESEAGSAIDDTMAMDEEDADFLKDVMPERKEQPKAVNGVLTLGAETTSKLAYTYECPRSHEELLKVFKNVAPNDTSTVIQRIRALYHAGLRADNKNKLADFVCALIDHVSYLSNQTPAAPLAVIEAIIRHIHSMARSYPVQIATKFREHLKNLQVSNIPTPGDLALLSAIGSIFPTSDHFHQVVTPAITLMARWMGLTSPASTQDVATGAFIGALCLQYQRLSKRYVPELIRYTTLCLLSPHATPTLLAAHAKNVLTAASTYETSPSFIEIFTPSSPP, encoded by the coding sequence ATGCCGCCGTCTCAATTAAAGCGGCTGAAAGCCTCGTTGCGTGAACAAGGCATTACCGGCCCACAACAGTCGAAGAAACAGAAGAAGTCTCAATCCAAGAACGCCGACCACCACGCACGAAAAGCATCTGCGCTGCAATCAATCCGCGAGTCGTTTAATCCCTTCGAGTTCAAGCACCTTGCGCGCCCTCACAAGCATGAATACGTCTCTGCACAGGCTGAAAATGCGCCAAAGAAGATTCTCGGTCGGCCTGGCGTCACAAAGAGCCAGGGCGAGGAGGCAAGGCGCAAGTCGCTGTTGCCGGAGATGCATCGCAAGAACAAGGTTGGAGGAATCTTGGATAGGCGGATAGGCGAGGCGGATCCGACGATGAGTGTCGAGGACCGCATGATGGCCCGGTTTGAACAGGAGCAGTCGCGCAAGAGGAGTGGCAATGTGTTTGATCTCGAGGATGACGCTGATGAGGTGGAGCTTACGCACGGTGGGCAGTCTCTGCGATTCGACGATGAGATTGGAGAGGAGGATTACGACGCGGCGAGTGTGGCGGGGTCGAGCGACGACGAAGATGGCTTcatgaagaagaagaggaggataGATGAGGTGGATGGTGAGGCGCCTGCTACAGAGGAACAACCAGAGCGCAAGAAGAGCAAGCAGGAGGTCATGAAGGAGGTTATTGCAAAGTCGAAGCAGTACAAGTACGAGCGTCAGGCACAGAaagaggacgacgacgagaTGCGAGATGCACTCGACAAGGATCTCGGTGATGTGCTTGCTGCGCTGCGTGGACATATCAATAAGAAGCCCGAGCCGGACGCGCCGAAAGAGTCACAGCGGAACGATTTCGGGATGAATGCCGACCGTGCTGCGCTTCTTGCTGGGACTACACAGCAGGACAAGGATAGGGAATACGATTCGCGCGTGCGCCAGTTACTCCTGGACCAGCGAGCGAAGCCGACGGAGCGGACAAAGacggaagaagaaaaggCTAGGGAAGAGGCTGGTCGCTTGAAGGAACTTGAGCAGAAGCGCATGAAGAGGATGCGTGGAGAATCTGTCAGCGATGATGAAGAGCCGCAGAAGAAGGGTAAGGAAGCAGATAAGGAGGAAGATGACATGGACAGCCTTCCAGACGATGCTGCCGAGTTCGGCTTGAAAGCACCAGGACAACTCAGGCCGGAAGGTGTCGAGGATGAGGACGACTTCATCATGGACGACGACCTCGTTGCTACCGACTCGGAGGCGGAAATGTCGGATGATGAGTCTGAGGCTGGCTCTGCGATTGACGACACCATGGCCATGGATGAAGAGGATGCCGACTTTCTAAAGGACGTCATGCCCGAGCGCAAAGAGCAGCCCAAGGCTGTCAACGGTGTGCTGACGCTCGGTGCTGAGACAACGTCGAAGCTGGCATATACATATGAATGTCCTCGGTCTCACGAAGAGCTGTTGAAGGTGTTCAAGAATGTGGCACCCAACGACACCTCTACAGTCATTCAGAGAATACGCGCACTCTACCACGCTGGACTCCGCGCAGACAACAAGAACAAGCTTGCGGATTTCGTATGTGCCCTCATCGACCACGTCTCGTATCTTTCGAATCAGACACCAGCAGCTCCACTAGCAGTCATCGAGGCCATCATCCGACACATTCACTCCATGGCGCGTTCATACCCCGTTCAGATAGCTACAAAGTTCCGCGAGCATCTCAAGAACCTCCAAGTCTCCAACATCCCCACGCCAGGCGACCTAGCCCTGCTCTCAGCCATCGGATCCATCTTCCCCACGTCCGACCACTTCCACCAAGTCGTGACACCAGCCATCACACTCATGGCCCGCTGGATGGGACTCACCTCGCCCGCCTCGACCCAAGACGTCGCAACCGGCGCCTTCATCGGCGCCCTCTGTCTCCAATACCAACGCCTCTCCAAACGCTACGTCCCAGAGTTAATCCGCTACACAACCCTCTGCCTGCTCTCCCCCCACGCCACACCCACCCTACTCGCCGCACACGCCAAAAACGTCCTCACAGCCGCCTCAACCTACGAAACCTCACCCTCCTTCATCGAAATCTTCACCCCCTCCTCCCCCCCCTAA